The genomic region GTACGGTTTGGACAAGGCATGTTTTGACTCCAGATAAGAACTTTAGCGATTTCTAATCATGGGGCGGACAAAACCCCATTCCACCCCCTTAAGCGTCCCCAACGGGCCCGACCTAAACACACAATCTAATTTTTTGCCCATGTTTTTACTCTTACCCCCGAAAAACTCCGCAAAACAAAGCAAATTCAGCATCATTTTCTTCGAAAAAACGCCATTCTACTGGGCTATTCAGCGACCTTTCTGCAACAGGGTTCAATCAGAGAAGTTTTCTCTAACCGAATCCGACCAATGGAAAGCACGCCACCTGGAGTTCAATTAGGGCTAAACCTTCCACGGTTGGCGTCAGATGTAATCTCAAATCCGAAGCAACGCTCTCCCCACACCGAAATCATCAACCGATCGCCTTCACAGTGAGAAGCGTGCGGTTTATCGCCAAAATTGCATCGACCGGATCAACAAAAAAAATGCCCCCAGATCCAGAATCAAGACAGGAAAGGAAGGCTAGATTGCTGGAATTAACCGCCCAGTCCGGCGACATTCAACCTGTGAGAATATGCGACATCGAGGACTGGGCGTGACATGCCAACAGCCACGGTAAAGAGCGTGGCGTTTCAGCTATTTCCCGGGAAAATCACTCGGATCCCAGAACGACTTCGATCGAATCTGGCAGGCGGGCGATTTGGGATTCAGGGACCTGGTCTTGGTCCAGAAAAATCCGTCGCAGACTTCGGTTGGCCAGCAAAGGAGAAAGATCATTGATGGGCGTTTGGCGAAGATCAAGCTCCTGCAGTTCCAAGCCGCCAAGGTCGGACAAGTCACGAAATCCGGTCTCACGTAAATCCAAAACCCTCGGCTTAAGAATGTAGACCAAGCTAATTCTATCCGCCCCGCCGAAAGTTCGCCTCAAACGCGTCAGCCCTTTCCCACGCAGCCGAACAGTTTCTGTTTCCGCTTCAAAGACGAGCTCTTCGCCCACCCAATCTCGATTGTTGATCAGAATCCACTCGCGAACGATCCGAGTTTTGTCCGCGGGCGATTCGCGATGAAGGCTATCGTAAATTAGCATCTTTTCAGCAAGCTTTCCTCGGCGTAAGTGATGGGGATACGTTCCGCCGACACACAAGTCCTGCATCAACGAGATGAAATGATCAGTATCGAGATAGCCGTCCTCAGTTTGAAGCGGCAAGTACTGCTTAGCGAAATACACCAAATCCGGCTCAATGACCTTCCCGTTCTCGACCAACTTCAACGCCGATGCAAAGTCTTGCATCAAGAAGTGCAGGTAGAATTTCTGCAACCATGCCTTTGAATCAGGCGAAGGGTCAAAAACCAGAATCGACTGCAAGTTCTGCAAAGCATGTCGAATCGCACTTGGCATGGCTTTATCTCGCAGGAAAATCGAGTCGGTCACAAAGTTTGACTGTTCAATGGCCGATTCGATCTGTTTGTTTTGTCGTTCCTCGGACTCCGCTTTCTCCGCCAAGTACTGTGCGAGAGAAGCCTCCGCTCGCACCTGTGCATCCTCCGCCGCGATCTGAGCTCTCTCCGATCGATCGCGAGCCTCCAATGCTTGATGCCGACTCAGCCGGAGCTCGATCATAAAATAGGCGACAAAAGTCGCGAAAATAGCGAGCATTCCTAACGTAATCGAGCACGCCTCGCGGTGCCTTCGATAGAACAAAGCCGCCTCGCGACGAAGACTGGTTGGTTCAACCGACGTGCTGTAGTCTTCCAAAAACCGCGTGATGTCATCTCTTAGTTCTTCAACCCTTTGGTAGCGATCGCCGGGGTCGATCGCGGTGGCTTTTGCGATCATTGCGGCAAGCGCACTGTCCAGTTTCGCATCTGTTTTCGGCGTTCCCATCGGCACGTCGAGGGTCAACAATTCGTGCAATAAACACCCCATGGCGTAGATGTCCATTTGCGGCGTCTTCGTTTGGCGTTTGTCCTTTTGCTCCGGGGCCATGTAAACCGGAGTCCCCTTGGCAAAATCCAACAACGATCCATAAAGATCGGGGTCGAGCAGCACGGTCGATTCGGTTAGCCCACGCTCTCGGGCCATCACAACGCCCATTCCCCAGTCGCATACTTTCACCTCACCAAACTCACCCACAAAGATGTTTTCTGGCTTGATGTCCAGATGCAACACCTGCCGCGAATGGGCGTAGGCAATGGCGTCACACACGCGACGAAAGATTTCCAGTCGTCTCTTTGATGGAAAATCGTCTAGCAATTCCCCTTTCTGAAGCGAGTTGACAACGTCGCGCAGCGAGCGTCCCTGCTTCAATTCCATCGTAAAAAACGGACGTCCCTCTTGGTCCACTCCCATATCGAACAGGTCGATGATGTTGGGGTGATCCAGGCGAGCGGTAAGGTGTGCCTCACGCAAAAACGCGTCGAAATGATCCCTCGAAAACTCGGGCAGTGGCTTCGCCAGAGCAGCGTGTCGGGCCGCCTTCGCGTCGTAAACACGGAAGACCTCTTTCATCCCCCCACGACCGATTAGCTCGGCTTCTTCGTAGCGAGTCTTGATTCGAGAGATTGCGCAATACAACGGACAAATGTCGTCGTCGGATTCCAGACCATGCCCGTACACCTTGGTGGGATCCGCTTGCTCGAAAACGTCATCCACGATGGAATCGAGCCGCTCAATAGAATTATCAATAGCTGAACGGTCGACCATGGAAATTTCG from Neorhodopirellula lusitana harbors:
- a CDS encoding serine/threonine protein kinase produces the protein MVDRSAIDNSIERLDSIVDDVFEQADPTKVYGHGLESDDDICPLYCAISRIKTRYEEAELIGRGGMKEVFRVYDAKAARHAALAKPLPEFSRDHFDAFLREAHLTARLDHPNIIDLFDMGVDQEGRPFFTMELKQGRSLRDVVNSLQKGELLDDFPSKRRLEIFRRVCDAIAYAHSRQVLHLDIKPENIFVGEFGEVKVCDWGMGVVMARERGLTESTVLLDPDLYGSLLDFAKGTPVYMAPEQKDKRQTKTPQMDIYAMGCLLHELLTLDVPMGTPKTDAKLDSALAAMIAKATAIDPGDRYQRVEELRDDITRFLEDYSTSVEPTSLRREAALFYRRHREACSITLGMLAIFATFVAYFMIELRLSRHQALEARDRSERAQIAAEDAQVRAEASLAQYLAEKAESEERQNKQIESAIEQSNFVTDSIFLRDKAMPSAIRHALQNLQSILVFDPSPDSKAWLQKFYLHFLMQDFASALKLVENGKVIEPDLVYFAKQYLPLQTEDGYLDTDHFISLMQDLCVGGTYPHHLRRGKLAEKMLIYDSLHRESPADKTRIVREWILINNRDWVGEELVFEAETETVRLRGKGLTRLRRTFGGADRISLVYILKPRVLDLRETGFRDLSDLGGLELQELDLRQTPINDLSPLLANRSLRRIFLDQDQVPESQIARLPDSIEVVLGSE